A single region of the Streptomyces sp. NBC_01262 genome encodes:
- a CDS encoding NADH-quinone oxidoreductase subunit M, with the protein MSFPLLTATAALPALGAIATAAVPPARRAGAKWLALGFSLATFVLAAIVVVRFDPGGARYQLTESHAWIADFGVRYELGVDGIAVALIGLTALLIPFVIAAAWHDADPLEEVNPNRRWRPTQGFFALILLVEAMVLISFEATDVFVFYIFFEAMLIPMYFLIGGFGDRAHEHGEEEAARQRSYAAVKFLLYNLAGGLIMLAAVIGLYVVTADQLGTGTFSLQEILQARAAGKLDMSSTAERALFLGFFFAFAVKAPLWPLHTWLPNAMQESTAPVAVLITAVVDKVGTFAMLRYCLQLFPEASKWATPVILVLAVIGIIYGALLAVGQRDIKRLVAYASISHFGFIILGIFAMTSQGQSGATLYMVNHGISTAALMLVAGFLITRRGSRLIADYGGVQKVAPVLAGTFLIGGLATLSLPGLAPFVSEFLVLVGTFSRYPALGIIATVGIVLAALYVLVLYQRTMTGPVKAGVEGMPDLKVRELAVVAPLIALLLLLGVYPKPVTDIVNPAVQQTLSDVHKTDPKPALEASK; encoded by the coding sequence ATGTCCTTTCCACTCCTTACCGCGACCGCCGCCCTGCCGGCGCTCGGCGCGATCGCCACGGCCGCCGTGCCGCCGGCGAGGCGGGCCGGTGCCAAATGGCTGGCGCTGGGCTTCTCGCTGGCGACGTTCGTGCTGGCCGCGATCGTCGTCGTACGGTTCGACCCGGGCGGGGCGCGCTATCAGCTGACCGAGTCGCACGCGTGGATCGCGGACTTCGGGGTCCGGTACGAACTCGGGGTCGACGGCATCGCGGTGGCCCTGATCGGGCTCACGGCGCTGCTGATCCCCTTCGTCATCGCCGCCGCCTGGCATGACGCGGACCCGCTCGAAGAGGTCAACCCCAACCGCCGCTGGCGGCCGACGCAGGGCTTCTTCGCGCTGATCCTGCTGGTCGAGGCGATGGTGCTGATCTCCTTCGAGGCGACCGACGTCTTCGTCTTCTACATCTTCTTCGAAGCCATGCTCATCCCGATGTACTTCCTCATCGGAGGCTTCGGCGACCGCGCCCACGAGCACGGCGAGGAGGAAGCGGCCCGCCAGCGCTCGTACGCGGCGGTGAAGTTCCTGCTCTACAACCTGGCCGGCGGCCTGATCATGCTGGCCGCCGTCATCGGGCTGTACGTGGTCACCGCCGACCAGCTCGGCACCGGCACCTTCTCCCTCCAGGAGATCCTGCAGGCCCGGGCGGCCGGGAAGCTGGACATGTCGTCGACGGCGGAGCGGGCGCTGTTCCTCGGCTTCTTCTTCGCCTTCGCCGTCAAGGCGCCGCTGTGGCCGCTGCACACCTGGCTGCCCAACGCGATGCAGGAGTCCACGGCCCCGGTCGCCGTCCTGATCACCGCGGTCGTCGACAAGGTCGGCACCTTCGCGATGCTGCGCTACTGCCTCCAGCTCTTCCCGGAGGCCAGCAAGTGGGCCACCCCGGTGATCCTGGTCCTGGCCGTCATCGGCATCATCTACGGCGCGCTGCTCGCCGTCGGCCAGCGGGACATCAAGCGGCTGGTCGCGTACGCGTCGATCTCGCACTTCGGCTTCATCATCCTGGGCATCTTCGCGATGACCTCCCAGGGCCAGAGCGGCGCGACGCTCTACATGGTCAACCACGGGATCTCGACAGCCGCCCTGATGCTCGTGGCGGGCTTCCTGATCACCCGGCGCGGCTCCCGCCTCATCGCGGACTACGGCGGGGTGCAGAAGGTGGCGCCGGTGCTGGCGGGCACCTTCCTGATCGGCGGTCTGGCCACGCTGTCGCTGCCGGGGCTGGCACCGTTCGTCAGCGAGTTCCTGGTCCTGGTGGGCACGTTCAGCCGCTATCCGGCGCTGGGCATCATCGCCACCGTCGGCATCGTGCTCGCCGCGCTGTACGTCCTCGTCCTCTACCAGCGGACGATGACGGGCCCGGTCAAGGCCGGCGTCGAGGGCATGCCCGACCTCAAGGTCCGTGAACTCGCCGTCGTGGCACCGCTGATCGCGCTGCTGCTGCTCCTCGGCGTGTACCCGAAGCCGGTGACCGACATCGTGAACCCGGCGGTCCAGCAGACGCTCTCCGATGTGCACAAGACCGACCCCAAGCCGGCGCTGGAGGCTTCCAAGTGA
- the nuoL gene encoding NADH-quinone oxidoreductase subunit L produces MENLIGLLVLAPLVGAGVLLTGGRRLDRTGHWIGCAFAATSFVIGAVLFADMLSRSGDDRTLTSNLYTWVPVGGFQADVAFQLDQLSMTFVLLISGVGTLIHIYSIGYMEHDERRRRFFGYLNLFLAAMLLLVLANNYLLLYVGWEGVGLASYLLIGFWQHKPSAATAAKKAFIVNRVGDVGLSIAIMLMFTTFGTFSFQPVFEAVGKAHEGILTGIGLMLLLAACGKSAQVPLQSWLGDAMEGPTPVSALIHAATMVTAGVYLITRSGAIFNAAPDAQLAVVTVGAVTLLFGAIVGCAKDDIKKALAGSTMSQIGYMILAAGLGPIGYVFAIMHLVTHGFFKAGLFLGAGSVMHGMNDEVDMRRYGGLRKYMPVTFVTFGLGYLAIIGFPGLSGFFSKDKIIEAAFAKGGTEGWILGGVAMLGAAITAFYMTRVMLMTFFGEKRWEPDAEGHDPHPHESPRSMTIPMVILAFGSVFAGGLFSLNESFLKWLEPVTGHEEGHSPLSAGAVTAGTMVVLVIGVALAWLMYGRRPVLAVAPRGSLLTRAARRDLYQDDFNHVVLVRGGEHLTRSLVYVDVKGVDGVVNGTAAAVGGLSGRMRRLQNGYVRSYAVSMLGGTAVLVAAVLLMRGVA; encoded by the coding sequence GTGGAGAACCTGATCGGACTGCTCGTCCTCGCCCCCCTGGTGGGTGCGGGTGTGCTGCTGACCGGTGGCCGGCGGCTCGACCGCACCGGCCACTGGATCGGCTGCGCCTTCGCGGCCACGTCCTTCGTCATCGGCGCGGTCCTCTTCGCCGACATGCTGAGCCGCTCCGGCGATGACCGGACGCTGACCTCGAACCTCTACACCTGGGTCCCGGTCGGTGGCTTCCAGGCCGACGTCGCCTTCCAGCTGGACCAGCTGTCGATGACCTTTGTCCTTCTGATCAGCGGTGTGGGCACGCTCATCCACATCTACTCGATCGGCTACATGGAGCACGACGAGCGCCGCCGCCGCTTCTTCGGCTATCTCAACCTCTTCCTCGCGGCGATGCTGCTGCTGGTCCTCGCGAACAACTACCTGCTGCTGTACGTCGGCTGGGAGGGCGTCGGTCTCGCCTCCTACCTGCTGATCGGCTTCTGGCAGCACAAGCCGAGCGCGGCCACGGCGGCCAAGAAGGCGTTCATCGTCAACCGCGTCGGCGATGTCGGTCTCTCGATCGCGATCATGCTGATGTTCACCACCTTCGGCACCTTCTCCTTCCAGCCGGTCTTCGAGGCCGTCGGCAAGGCGCACGAGGGCATCCTCACCGGCATCGGCCTCATGCTGCTGCTCGCGGCCTGCGGCAAGTCGGCCCAGGTGCCGCTCCAGTCCTGGCTCGGTGACGCGATGGAGGGCCCGACCCCGGTCTCGGCCCTCATCCACGCGGCCACCATGGTGACGGCGGGCGTGTACCTGATCACCCGTTCCGGGGCGATCTTCAACGCGGCACCCGACGCCCAGTTGGCGGTCGTCACGGTCGGCGCGGTCACGCTGCTCTTCGGTGCGATCGTCGGTTGTGCGAAGGACGACATCAAGAAGGCCCTGGCCGGGTCGACCATGTCGCAGATCGGCTACATGATCCTCGCGGCGGGGCTGGGCCCCATCGGCTATGTGTTCGCGATCATGCACCTGGTCACGCACGGCTTCTTCAAGGCCGGCCTCTTCCTCGGCGCGGGCTCCGTCATGCACGGCATGAACGACGAGGTCGACATGCGCAGGTACGGAGGCCTGCGCAAGTACATGCCGGTCACCTTCGTCACCTTCGGGCTCGGCTATCTGGCGATCATCGGCTTCCCGGGCCTGTCCGGATTCTTCTCCAAGGACAAGATCATCGAGGCCGCCTTCGCCAAGGGCGGCACGGAGGGCTGGATCCTCGGCGGCGTTGCCATGCTGGGCGCGGCGATCACCGCGTTCTACATGACGCGCGTGATGCTGATGACCTTCTTCGGCGAGAAGCGGTGGGAGCCGGACGCCGAGGGTCATGACCCGCACCCGCACGAGTCGCCCAGGTCCATGACGATCCCCATGGTCATCCTGGCCTTCGGCTCGGTGTTCGCCGGCGGGCTGTTCAGCCTCAACGAGTCCTTCCTGAAGTGGCTGGAACCCGTCACCGGTCACGAAGAGGGCCATTCCCCGCTCAGCGCGGGCGCCGTCACCGCCGGCACCATGGTCGTCCTCGTCATCGGTGTCGCCCTGGCCTGGCTGATGTACGGGCGCAGGCCCGTCCTTGCCGTCGCCCCGCGCGGCTCGCTGCTCACCCGGGCGGCCCGCCGCGATCTGTACCAGGACGACTTCAACCACGTCGTGCTGGTGCGCGGTGGCGAGCACCTCACCCGAAGCCTGGTCTACGTCGACGTCAAGGGCGTCGACGGTGTCGTCAACGGCACGGCCGCCGCGGTCGGCGGCCTGTCGGGCCGGATGCGGCGCCTGCAGAACGGCTACGTACGGTCCTACGCGGTTTCCATGCTGGGCGGCACCGCAGTACTGGTTGCGGCAGTGCTCTTGATGCGAGGAGTCGCCTGA
- the nuoK gene encoding NADH-quinone oxidoreductase subunit NuoK, giving the protein MNPVNYLYLSALLFTIGAAGVLIRRNAIVVFMCIELMLNASNLAFVTFSRLHGNLDGQIIAFFTMVVAAAEVVVGLAIIVTIFRSRHSASVDDASLMKL; this is encoded by the coding sequence GTGAATCCGGTCAACTATCTGTATCTGTCGGCGCTGTTGTTCACCATCGGCGCGGCCGGGGTGCTGATCCGGCGCAACGCGATCGTCGTCTTCATGTGCATCGAGCTGATGCTGAACGCCTCCAACCTGGCGTTCGTCACCTTCTCCCGGCTGCACGGCAATCTGGACGGCCAGATCATCGCCTTCTTCACGATGGTCGTCGCCGCCGCAGAGGTGGTCGTGGGGCTCGCGATCATCGTGACGATCTTCCGCTCCCGCCACTCGGCCTCGGTCGACGACGCCAGCCTGATGAAGCTCTGA
- a CDS encoding NADH-quinone oxidoreductase subunit J, with translation MMNDLAAYTTSTGEAFQFWVLGTVAVVGALGTVLMKKAVHSALSLAGTMIVLAVFYLAQGAYFLGVVQIVVYTGAIMMLFLFVVMLVGITAADSLKETLKGQRWLAAVCGIGFGILLIAGISNARLHSFAGLGEANAKGNVEGLAALIFTKYVWAFEITGALLITAAVGAMVLTHRERTERRHTQRELSEQRVREGKQVPPLPAPGVYALHNAVDNPGLLPDGTPSALTVSDTLRARGQVRDVSGEALDSLAELEQRSTERLGRKEVGK, from the coding sequence ATGATGAACGACCTTGCGGCCTACACGACCTCCACCGGCGAGGCCTTCCAGTTCTGGGTGCTGGGCACCGTGGCGGTGGTGGGCGCGCTCGGCACCGTACTGATGAAGAAGGCGGTGCACAGCGCACTGTCGCTCGCCGGGACGATGATCGTTCTGGCGGTCTTCTATCTGGCGCAGGGCGCGTACTTCCTGGGCGTCGTGCAGATCGTGGTCTACACGGGCGCGATCATGATGCTCTTCCTCTTCGTCGTAATGCTGGTCGGCATCACCGCCGCCGACTCGCTGAAGGAGACGCTGAAGGGGCAGCGCTGGCTGGCCGCCGTGTGCGGCATCGGCTTCGGGATCCTGCTGATCGCCGGCATCTCCAACGCGCGGCTCCATTCCTTCGCCGGGCTCGGCGAGGCCAACGCCAAGGGCAATGTCGAGGGCCTGGCGGCGCTGATCTTCACCAAGTACGTATGGGCCTTCGAGATCACCGGCGCGCTGCTGATCACGGCGGCCGTCGGCGCGATGGTCCTCACCCACCGGGAGCGCACCGAGCGCCGCCACACGCAGCGCGAGCTCTCCGAGCAGCGGGTGCGCGAGGGCAAGCAGGTGCCGCCGCTGCCTGCGCCGGGCGTGTACGCGCTGCACAACGCGGTGGACAACCCCGGCCTGCTGCCGGACGGCACCCCGTCCGCGCTGACCGTCAGCGACACGCTGCGGGCGCGCGGGCAGGTGCGGGACGTGTCGGGCGAGGCGCTCGACAGCCTGGCCGAGCTGGAACAGCGCTCGACCGAGCGACTCGGCCGTAAGGAGGTCGGTAAGTGA
- the nuoI gene encoding NADH-quinone oxidoreductase subunit NuoI: MPEFLGPVAGFGVTFKAMFKKRLTEQYPEEKKPTAPRFHGRHQLNRHPDGLEKCIGCELCAWACPADAIYVEGADNTDEERYSPGERYGRVYQINYARCILCGLCIEACPTRALTMTNEYELADSSRESLIFTKEQLLSGLEEGMVDSPHSIFPGTDESDYYRGLVTEAAPGTVRQVAVSKGEEPKAEGVEA, encoded by the coding sequence ATGCCTGAGTTCCTTGGCCCGGTCGCGGGCTTCGGCGTGACCTTCAAGGCCATGTTCAAGAAGCGGCTGACCGAGCAGTATCCCGAGGAGAAGAAGCCGACCGCGCCGCGTTTCCACGGCCGGCACCAGCTCAACCGGCATCCGGACGGGCTGGAGAAGTGCATCGGCTGCGAGCTGTGCGCGTGGGCCTGCCCGGCGGACGCGATCTACGTCGAGGGCGCGGACAACACCGACGAGGAGCGTTACTCGCCGGGTGAGCGCTACGGCCGGGTCTACCAGATCAACTACGCGCGCTGCATTCTGTGCGGGCTGTGCATCGAGGCCTGCCCGACGCGGGCGCTGACGATGACGAACGAGTACGAACTCGCCGACAGCAGCCGCGAGTCGCTGATCTTCACCAAGGAGCAGCTGCTCTCGGGGCTGGAGGAAGGCATGGTCGACAGCCCGCACTCGATCTTCCCCGGTACGGACGAGAGCGACTACTACCGGGGCCTGGTCACCGAGGCCGCTCCCGGGACGGTGCGCCAGGTCGCGGTGTCCAAGGGCGAGGAGCCGAAGGCTGAGGGGGTGGAGGCATGA
- the nuoH gene encoding NADH-quinone oxidoreductase subunit NuoH, with amino-acid sequence MSPSPVSQLAAEDLSMFGTDPWWLVVVKAVFCFAFLMLTVLFSIVWERKVVAWMQLRIGPNRHGPWGMLQSLADGVKLMLKEDLIVKRADKVVYVLAPIIAAIPAFMAIAVIPFGPADNEVSIFGHRTPMQLTDLPIGILYILATASIGIYGIVLAGWSSGSTYPLLGGLRSCAQMISYEIAMGVAFASVFLYSGSMSTSQIVASQQDRWYILLLPVSFIIYIGTMVGETNRAPFDMPESEGDLVGGFNTEYSSIKFALFMLAEYVNMVTVSAVATTLFLGGWRAPYPISTFWEGANHGWWPMLWFIVKVQLLLFGFIWLRGTLPRVRYDQLMKLGWKVLIPVSMVWLMLVATVRALRNENYDFQQIVLYVGGAVVLVLLVSLVVDVFRDREEKDRKAAEKLAPPQEFDPMAGGYPVPPLPGQTLPPVPRRRSRHERELIVSGGVNTDSDGKEADDA; translated from the coding sequence ATGAGCCCGAGCCCGGTTTCACAGCTCGCCGCCGAGGACCTGTCGATGTTCGGCACCGACCCCTGGTGGCTGGTGGTCGTCAAGGCGGTCTTCTGCTTCGCGTTCCTCATGCTGACCGTGCTGTTCTCGATCGTCTGGGAGCGCAAGGTCGTCGCGTGGATGCAACTGCGCATCGGCCCCAACCGTCACGGCCCCTGGGGCATGCTCCAGTCGCTCGCCGACGGCGTGAAGCTGATGCTCAAGGAAGATCTGATCGTCAAGCGCGCCGACAAGGTCGTCTACGTCCTGGCGCCGATCATCGCGGCGATCCCGGCTTTCATGGCGATCGCCGTGATCCCCTTCGGCCCGGCGGACAACGAGGTGTCGATCTTCGGCCACCGGACGCCGATGCAGCTCACCGACCTCCCGATCGGCATCCTCTACATCCTGGCCACGGCCTCGATCGGCATCTACGGCATCGTGCTGGCCGGCTGGTCGTCGGGCTCGACGTATCCGCTGCTCGGGGGCCTGCGCTCCTGCGCGCAGATGATCTCGTACGAGATCGCGATGGGCGTGGCCTTCGCGTCGGTGTTCCTCTACTCCGGCTCGATGTCGACCTCGCAGATCGTCGCCTCGCAGCAGGACCGCTGGTACATCCTGCTTCTCCCGGTGTCGTTCATCATCTACATCGGGACGATGGTCGGTGAGACCAACCGCGCGCCCTTCGACATGCCGGAGTCCGAAGGCGACCTGGTGGGCGGCTTCAACACCGAGTACTCGTCGATCAAGTTCGCGCTCTTCATGCTCGCCGAGTACGTGAACATGGTGACGGTCTCGGCGGTGGCGACGACCCTCTTCCTGGGCGGCTGGCGGGCTCCGTACCCGATCAGCACGTTCTGGGAGGGAGCGAACCACGGCTGGTGGCCGATGCTGTGGTTCATCGTGAAGGTCCAGTTGCTGCTGTTCGGCTTCATCTGGCTGCGCGGCACGCTGCCACGCGTGCGGTACGACCAGCTGATGAAGCTGGGCTGGAAGGTCCTGATCCCGGTCTCGATGGTCTGGCTGATGCTGGTCGCGACCGTGCGGGCGCTGCGCAACGAGAACTACGACTTCCAGCAGATCGTGCTCTATGTCGGCGGCGCCGTCGTCCTCGTCCTGCTGGTCTCGCTCGTGGTCGATGTCTTCCGCGACCGCGAGGAGAAGGACCGCAAGGCCGCCGAAAAGCTGGCGCCGCCCCAGGAGTTCGACCCGATGGCGGGCGGTTACCCGGTGCCGCCGCTGCCCGGGCAGACGCTGCCGCCGGTCCCGCGCAGGCGGTCCCGGCATGAGCGGGAGCTGATTGTCAGTGGTGGCGTGAATACTGACAGTGACGGAAAGGAGGCCGACGATGCCTGA
- a CDS encoding NADH-quinone oxidoreductase subunit G codes for MTVTTNAPSGGGAAAVPPEDLVSVTIDGIPVSVPKGTLVIRAAELLGIEIPRFCDHPLLDPVGACRQCIVEVEGQRKPMASCTITCTDGMVVKTQLTSGVAEKAQRGVMELLLINHPLDCPVCDKGGECPLQNQAMTAGQADSRFEGRKRTYEKPMPISTQVLLDRERCVLCARCTRFSQQIAGDPFIELLERGALEQVGIGEGDPFQSYFSGNTIQICPVGALTSAAYRFRSRPFDLVSSPSVCEHCAGGCATRTDHRRGKVMRRLAQDDPEVNEEWICDKGRFGFRYAQRPERLTHPLVRNAENGELEPASWPEALEAAARGLARGRTGVLPGGRLTVEDAYAYAKFARVVLDTNDVDFRARTHTAEEADFLAAAVAGRGRDLDGSGVTYRLLEAAPAVLLVGLEAEEEAPGVFLRLRKANRKRRQQAYALAPFTTRGLKKAGGVLLSAAPGTETEWLDALAGGVGLEGDGSAAAEALRADGSVILVGERLAAVPGALTAAIRLARASGATLAWIPRRAGERGAVEVGALPGLLPGGRPVTDPRARVEVAQVWGVGLLPTRSGRDTGQILDAAAGGELTALLVGGVELADLPDPAAARAALDAAGFVVSLEQRAGEVTDRADVVLPVAAVTEKAGTFLNWEGRARPFEAALKPEQAVTRLQMADARVLTMLADAMDVSLGLADVRAARAELQRLAPYDGPRASPPLETSATLPQPARGEAVLAGHRLLLDQGRLQDGDEALAGTRHPAVARLSAATAAEAGVTEGQLVEVSGPAGSVTLPLAVTAMPDRVVWLPLNSVGGGVASDTGAAPGQVVKVGAAGAEVTR; via the coding sequence GTGACCGTCACTACCAACGCACCCTCCGGAGGAGGCGCGGCGGCAGTGCCGCCGGAGGATCTGGTGTCCGTCACCATCGACGGCATCCCGGTCTCCGTCCCCAAGGGGACCCTGGTGATCCGCGCTGCCGAACTGCTCGGCATCGAGATCCCGCGCTTCTGCGACCACCCGCTGCTCGACCCGGTCGGCGCCTGCCGCCAGTGCATCGTCGAGGTCGAGGGCCAGCGCAAGCCGATGGCGTCCTGCACCATCACCTGCACGGACGGGATGGTGGTCAAGACCCAGCTCACGTCCGGTGTCGCCGAGAAGGCGCAGCGCGGCGTCATGGAGCTGCTGCTGATCAACCACCCGCTGGACTGCCCCGTCTGCGACAAGGGCGGCGAATGCCCGCTCCAGAATCAGGCGATGACCGCCGGGCAGGCCGACAGCCGCTTCGAGGGCCGCAAGCGCACGTACGAGAAGCCCATGCCGATCTCCACGCAGGTGCTGCTCGACCGCGAGCGGTGCGTGCTGTGCGCGCGCTGCACGCGCTTCTCGCAGCAGATCGCGGGCGACCCCTTCATCGAGCTGCTGGAACGCGGCGCCCTGGAGCAGGTCGGCATCGGCGAGGGCGACCCCTTCCAGTCGTACTTCTCCGGCAACACCATCCAGATCTGCCCGGTCGGCGCGCTCACCTCGGCGGCCTACCGTTTCCGCTCGCGGCCCTTCGATCTGGTCTCCTCGCCCAGCGTCTGCGAGCACTGCGCGGGCGGCTGCGCCACCCGTACGGATCACCGGCGCGGCAAGGTCATGAGGCGGCTCGCGCAGGACGACCCCGAGGTCAACGAGGAGTGGATCTGCGACAAGGGCCGCTTCGGATTCCGCTATGCGCAGCGGCCGGAACGGCTCACCCACCCGCTCGTGCGCAACGCGGAAAACGGTGAGCTGGAGCCCGCGAGCTGGCCCGAGGCGCTGGAGGCGGCGGCCCGGGGCCTCGCCCGGGGCCGCACCGGGGTCCTGCCCGGCGGCCGGCTGACGGTGGAGGACGCCTACGCGTACGCCAAGTTCGCGCGGGTCGTCCTCGACACGAACGACGTCGACTTCCGGGCCCGTACGCATACGGCCGAGGAAGCCGACTTCCTGGCGGCCGCCGTCGCCGGGCGCGGACGTGACCTGGACGGGAGCGGGGTCACGTACCGGCTGCTGGAGGCGGCGCCTGCCGTGCTGCTGGTCGGCCTCGAAGCCGAGGAGGAGGCGCCCGGCGTCTTCCTCCGCCTGCGCAAGGCGAACCGCAAGCGCCGCCAGCAGGCCTACGCGCTCGCGCCGTTCACCACCCGGGGCCTGAAGAAGGCGGGCGGCGTACTGCTGTCGGCCGCGCCCGGCACCGAGACCGAGTGGCTGGACGCGCTCGCGGGCGGCGTCGGGCTGGAGGGTGACGGCAGCGCCGCCGCCGAGGCCCTGCGGGCGGACGGATCCGTGATCCTGGTCGGCGAACGGCTCGCCGCTGTACCCGGGGCGCTGACCGCCGCCATCCGCCTCGCGCGGGCCAGCGGCGCCACGCTCGCCTGGATCCCGCGCCGGGCCGGAGAGCGCGGCGCGGTCGAGGTGGGCGCCCTGCCAGGGCTGCTGCCCGGCGGCCGGCCGGTCACCGACCCGCGCGCGCGGGTCGAGGTCGCCCAGGTCTGGGGCGTCGGCCTCCTCCCGACGCGCTCCGGCCGCGACACCGGCCAGATCCTCGACGCGGCGGCCGGCGGCGAACTCACCGCACTGCTCGTCGGCGGCGTAGAACTGGCCGACCTCCCCGACCCCGCCGCCGCCCGTGCCGCCCTGGACGCGGCCGGCTTCGTCGTCAGCCTGGAGCAGCGGGCCGGCGAGGTGACCGACCGGGCCGATGTCGTCCTGCCGGTCGCGGCCGTCACCGAGAAGGCCGGGACCTTCCTGAACTGGGAAGGCCGCGCCCGACCCTTCGAGGCGGCCCTCAAGCCGGAACAGGCCGTCACACGGCTCCAGATGGCCGACGCGCGCGTGCTGACGATGCTCGCCGACGCCATGGACGTCTCCCTGGGGCTGGCGGATGTGCGCGCCGCGCGCGCCGAGCTCCAGCGGCTCGCCCCGTACGACGGGCCTCGCGCCTCGCCTCCGCTGGAGACCTCCGCGACCCTGCCGCAGCCCGCGCGCGGCGAGGCCGTGCTCGCCGGGCACCGGCTCCTGCTGGACCAGGGGCGCCTGCAGGACGGCGACGAGGCGCTCGCTGGCACCAGGCATCCCGCCGTGGCCCGGCTCTCGGCCGCCACGGCGGCGGAGGCGGGTGTCACCGAGGGCCAGCTGGTCGAGGTCTCCGGCCCGGCCGGGTCCGTGACGCTGCCGCTGGCGGTGACGGCGATGCCTGACCGGGTGGTGTGGCTGCCGCTCAACTCCGTCGGCGGGGGAGTGGCCTCCGATACGGGGGCCGCCCCCGGCCAGGTCGTCAAGGTCGGCGCTGCCGGGGCGGAGGTGACCCGATGA
- the nuoF gene encoding NADH-quinone oxidoreductase subunit NuoF yields the protein MVDSAEKVLSPVLTAFWDDPQSWTLSTYRRHEGYEGLRKALAMAPDDIIAFIKDAGLRGRGGAGFPTGMKWQFIPQGDGKPHYLVVNADESEPGTCKDIPLLFANPHSLIEGIVIACHAIRSNHAFIYLRGEAVPVLRRLHFAVAEAYKAGYLGKNIQGSGFDLELTVHAGAGAYICGEETALLDSLEGRRGQPRLRPPFPAVEGLYACPTVVNNVESIASVPSILVKGKEWFRSMGSEKSPGFTLYSLSGHVANPGQYEAPLGVTLRQLLDISGGIRPGHQLKFWTPGGSSTPMFTAEHLDVALDYEGVGAAGSMLGTKALQCFDETTCVVRAVTRWTEFYAHESCGKCTPCREGTYWLVQLLRDIEAGKGALADLDKLYDIADNINGKSFCALGDGAASPIFSSLKYFRAEYEEHIERGGCPFDPAKSTVWADKSHLEVNA from the coding sequence ATGGTCGACTCGGCAGAGAAAGTGCTCTCGCCCGTCCTGACGGCGTTCTGGGACGACCCGCAGTCCTGGACCCTGAGCACCTACCGCCGCCACGAGGGTTACGAGGGCCTGCGCAAGGCGCTTGCCATGGCCCCGGACGACATCATCGCCTTCATCAAGGACGCCGGGCTGCGCGGCCGCGGCGGCGCGGGCTTCCCGACCGGCATGAAGTGGCAGTTCATCCCGCAGGGCGATGGCAAACCGCACTACCTCGTCGTCAACGCCGACGAATCCGAGCCGGGCACCTGCAAGGACATCCCGCTGCTCTTCGCCAACCCGCACTCGCTCATCGAGGGCATCGTGATCGCCTGCCACGCGATCCGCTCCAACCACGCCTTCATCTATCTGCGCGGCGAAGCCGTACCCGTCCTGCGCAGGCTGCATTTCGCCGTCGCCGAGGCCTACAAGGCCGGCTACCTCGGCAAGAACATCCAGGGCTCCGGCTTCGACCTGGAGCTCACGGTCCACGCCGGCGCGGGCGCGTACATCTGCGGTGAGGAAACGGCCCTTCTGGACTCGCTCGAAGGACGCAGGGGCCAGCCCCGCCTGCGGCCGCCCTTCCCGGCGGTCGAGGGCCTGTACGCCTGCCCGACGGTGGTCAACAACGTCGAGTCCATCGCGTCGGTCCCCTCGATCCTGGTCAAGGGGAAGGAGTGGTTCCGCTCCATGGGCAGCGAGAAGTCCCCGGGCTTCACGCTCTACTCGCTCAGCGGCCATGTCGCCAACCCCGGCCAGTACGAGGCCCCGCTCGGCGTCACCCTGCGCCAGCTGCTCGACATCAGCGGCGGCATCCGCCCCGGCCACCAGCTCAAGTTCTGGACCCCGGGCGGCTCCTCGACCCCGATGTTCACCGCCGAGCACCTGGACGTCGCGCTGGACTACGAGGGCGTCGGCGCGGCCGGTTCCATGCTCGGCACCAAGGCGCTGCAGTGCTTCGACGAGACGACCTGCGTCGTGCGGGCCGTCACCCGCTGGACCGAGTTCTACGCCCACGAGTCCTGCGGCAAGTGCACTCCCTGCCGCGAGGGCACGTACTGGCTCGTCCAGCTGCTCCGTGACATCGAGGCCGGCAAGGGCGCGCTCGCCGACCTCGACAAGCTGTACGACATCGCCGACAACATCAACGGCAAGTCCTTCTGCGCCCTCGGCGACGGCGCCGCCAGCCCGATCTTCTCCTCCCTGAAGTACTTCCGCGCGGAGTACGAGGAGCACATCGAGCGCGGCGGCTGTCCCTTCGACCCCGCCAAGTCCACGGTCTGGGCCGACAAGTCTCACCTGGAGGTGAACGCGTGA